AGATAGTTGACGGTGAGTATTATAAAGACCAGACAGCAAACACATATACGGCAAATCAGACTGTGCAGGCGGCACGAGGTCAGATTTTTACCAAGGATGGCAAGGTAGTAAATACCAACAGACTGGTATATAAGATAATTGTGCAGAAGGCGTTCTTTAAATCAGGCACAGAAAACGATGTCATTGCAAAAACGCTGAAAATACTTCAGAATAACGATCAGAAGTGGATAGATACTCTTCCCGTCAGCAAAACTACGCCTTATAAGTTTACGGGCGATGATGACGAAATAGATACGCTGCGTTCAAAGCTGGAGCTTGGAGTTTATGCGACTGCGGAAAACTGCATGAATGCACTGTACGAAAAATTCGAGATTTCAGATTCTTACGGACAGGAAATGCGCAGGTACATTGCAGGTGTACGCTATGAAATGCTTATCCGTGATTTCTCTTATCAGAACCGTTATACTTTGGCTGAGGATGTTTCCGTTCAGACGGTAATAGAACTCAAAGAGCAGAGCTTTATGCTTGGCGGCATTGATATAATAGAAGAAGCTATACGTCAGTATGACGGCAAGGATTTCATTCCTCAGGTAGTCGGAAGAATAGGCGCTATTTCGGCGGATGAATATGCCGAATTGTCTGATAAAGGCTACAGCCTTAACGATACCACGGGTAAATGGGGAATCGAGAGCGCTATGGAAAGCACTCTCAGAGGTCAGAACGGAATACGCTCCATTACAAGAGATTCATCTGGTATGGTGGTTTCAGACGAAATAACAAAGGCGGCAACGGCAGGCAATTCCGTAAGGCTGACTATAGAAAGCGATTTCCAGAACGATGTTCAGGCGATTCTTGAAAATCATATAAAATGGCTCCATTACAATAACGATCCTACACGAGGAAACAAGGTAGACGCAGGCGGCGTAGTTGTACTTGACGCAAAGACCGGTGCCGTTCTTGCAATGGCAAACTATCCCAACTACGATATAAATAATTATATCGATCTTATCAATAATCCAAAAGACCCGAATCCGACATACAACAGATGTATATACGGTCTTTATCGTCCCGGCTCAGCCTTCAAGACAATAACGGCGACCGCCGCACTTGTTTCGGGTATTGCCAACGAGAACACGGAGGTTTACTGCGGCGGTATCTACACATATTACGACGACTATCAGCCCGGTTGTATCATGGGCTTTGTCGGCGATGTTACGGTAAGAACCGCACTGAGATATTCGTGTAATATCTATTTCTATGATATGGCTCGTCAGATGGGCATTGATTATCTTGCAAAGGTAGCGGGATGGTTCGGTGTCGGTCAGGACCTCAACCTTGAAATAGGCGGGGCGACAGGCAATATGAGTACGCCCGAATACATTGAATCACTCGGCGGAACATGGACGCCCGGCTCGACTATACAGGCAGGTATAGGACAGCTCGAAACGACCGTAACACCTCTTAATCTCGCCGTGATAGCACTTACACTCGCAAACGACGGCACACGCTATCAGCCGTATCTCGTTGACAGCGTCACAAGCTATGACGGTACAAAGACAATAAAGAAAACAGAGCCTACTGTAGCGTATAAAATAGATGCCGATAAGCATATATTTCAGGTAGTGCGTGAAGGTATGATAATGGTTGCGGACGATGTACAGTGGCCTATGGGCTCAGGTATAACACAGCTTGCGGATCTGCCCTACGGCGTAGCGATAAAAACAGGTACGCCTCAGGTAACCGCAGATACGTTCAACTCAACGATTCTCGGATATTATCCCGCAGAAGACCCTCAGATATGTTTCGGTATCGTTCTTGAAAAGGGCGAGTTCTCCAGACTTATGGTTAGAAATATCATCGAGTCATATTTCTACAATAACTATAAGCCGGTTACAAACGAAAAGGGCGATATTATTCTTCCGTGGGGCGGTCAGAGTACCAATACTCCGGGAAGACCTGCAAGGGGAGAGGCTGATAAAAACAATTCAGATACCTCAGGCAGTACAACCAACTGACAATTATTATGCAGTATGCACAAAAAAGCGAGCGTAAAACATATTGATTTAACAAATTTTGATTTTTTTCACTTAAAAGTCTTTATTTATGCTCGCTTTTATGGTACAATAATAACAATTAGAACAATGATAAGCAAATTATGCGTATCAGCGCAAGGAGAGCGAATTTTATGTCACAGATTATAGCAGTAACCGCAGGTAAGGGCGGAACAGGTAAATCCACCACTTCGGCAAACGTTGCCCGTGGATTAGCCGCATTAGGCAAAAGAACACTTCTCGTTGAGCTCGACTTCGGATTAAGATGTCTTGATATAATGCTCGGCATCAAGGATAAGGTAAAGCATGATATAGGTGAGTACCTTGAAGGAAAGATAGACATTCTTACTGCAACAACGAAGGTTGAAACAGTAGAGAACTTATATCTTGTCTGTGCTACGAGAAACCCGTTCATGGACATAAATCCCGAAAAGATTATGGGTGTTTGCGAAGAAATGCGTCAGCATTTCGATTACATAATCATCGACACGGCAGGTGTAGGAAGCTCGGTGTTCAGCGTTATCAAGGCGGCTGAACTGATACTTATGGTTACTACGCCAGATACAGTATGCGTCCGTGACGGTGCTATTCTTTCTGACTTCTTATATGTTAAGAACTGTACAAATCAAAGACTTATCATAAATAAGGTAAGCCAGAACTTCAAGGACGAAGAAATTCTCTACGACCTTGATGAAGTTATGGACTCTGTAGGTATACAGCTTCTGGGCGTTGTGCCTGAGGACAACAATATCAAGGTGTGCGGAGCAAAGGGTATGCCTTTACCTCCGACTTGTCCCGGTGCTAAGGCTTACGCCGCTATCGCAAGGAGAATACTTGGGGAAGATGTACCGCTTACTATCAATATCAACTGATAACATCAGGGACGGTACGAAAAGTTAAGAAAAAGAGGTATAATATGAATATTGCACTAATTGCTCATGATTCAAAGAAGGAATTGATGGTTCAGTTCTGCATAGCGTATTGCGGCGTGCTGAGCCGACATAATCTATGTGCTACCGGTACTACCGGCAAGCTCGTATCAGAGGCAACTGGGCTTAATATTCAGCGTTATCTCAGCGGATCTCAAGGGGGAGATCAGCAGATAGCCGCACGAATTTCATGTAATGAGATAGATGTGCTGATTTTCTTCAGAGATCCTTTAAATGCTAAAGCGTACGAGCCTCATGAAATGAATCTTTTGCGTCTTTGCGACGTTCATAATATTCCGCTTGCTACGAATATAGCTACAGCTGAAGCACTTATTCACGCTCTTGAAAGAGGCGATCTTGACTGGCGTGAAATTGTCAGAGGATAAAGTAATTATGCAGGCGTACATAAGTACGCCTTTTTTATGCAGAAAAACGAAAGGAACAACAAAAAGATGGAGTTAGTAACCAAAAAACCCAGAGGAACAGAAGATAAACTGCCAAAGGAAATATATAAGTGGCACACTGTTGAGAAAATTGCAAGAAATGTAGCAGAGGCATACGGCTGTAAGGAGATTCGTACACCTACGTTTGAACACACCGAGCTTTTCCAGCGAGGAGTAGGCGGCACTACCGACGTTGTACAGAAGGAAATGTACACCTTCAACGATAAGAAGGGCAGAAGCATAACGCTGAAGCCTGAGGGTACAGCAGGCGCTGTCCGTGCCGTTATCGAAAACGGACTTCTTAATGATGCGCTTCCGCTTAAAACATATTATTTCACACGTTGCTTCAGATATGAAGCTCCGCAGAGCGGCCGCCTCCGTGAATTCAATCAGGTCGGAATCGAATATTTTGGCACTGCTTCGCCTGCGGCAGATGCTGAAGTTATCGCACTTGCAAATGACATTATCAAAAGTCTTGGCGTAAAGAACATAAGCATTGAGATAAACAGCATAGGCTGTCCTAAGTGCCGTGCGGAATACCACAAGGCGCTGAAGGAATATTATTCTCAGTATAAGGATCAGCTTTGCGGCACCTGCCTTGAAAGACTTGACCGCAACCCTATGAGATTGCTTGATTGCAAGAGCGAAATATGCAGCAGCTTCAAGAAGGACGCTCCCATGATACTTGATTATCTATGCGATGATTGCAGGGAACACTTCGAAAATGTAAAGAAACGTCTTGATGTACTTGGAGTATCATATACCGTAAATCCTCTTATAGTGCGTGGACTTGACTACTACACAAATACCGTGTTTGAGTTCATCTCGAATGAGATCGGTTCGCAGGGCGCTGTATGTGCAGGCGGCAGATACAACGGACTTGTAGAAGAGATAGGCGGAAACAGCGTTCCCGGACTCGGATTCGCTATGGGTCTTGAGCGTATCATAATGGTAATGGAAAATCAGAAGCTGGAATTTGAGCCTGAAAAGAAGTGCGACCTTTATATAGCTTCATTTGACGATGAAACAAGCATATACGCAATGGAACTTGTTCAGAAGCTCCGTGAGGAAGGCTTCTGGGCTGAGTGTGATATTTCCGGCAGAAGCTTCAAGGCACAGATGAAGTACGCAAATAAAATCGGCGCTACTTACTGTATGGTAATAGGCGGCGATGAGATGAATACCAAATCCGCAAAGCTCAAGCGTATGTCTGACGGTACAGAAACGCCCGTAACACTGGACGATAAATTCTGTGAGAAGCTCAACACTATGATACTTGAAATAGTATAACGTTCACCTTGATTTGAAATTATGAACGATACATGGAATCCGTGGCACGGTTGCAGGAAAATCAGCGACGGATGTAAAAACTGTTACGTCTACAGACGTGACGCACAATACGATATAGACAGCACGGCAGTAGTGAAAAACAAAACGTTTTACGCTCCTGCCGAGCGTTATAAATACGGTAATTATAAAATGGTGCCGGACGGCAATATCATTTATACCTGTTTCACCTCCGACTTCTTTCTTGACGAGGCGGATAAATGGCGTGATGAGTGCTGGCAGATGATAAGACAGCGTCCTGATGTAACATTTCTGATAATAACAAAGCGTATCCACAGATTTTCGAAGTGTACCCCTGTCGATTGGGGCGAGGGATACGACAATGTTCATATCTGCTGTACCTGTGAAAATCAGAAAATGGCAGATTTTCGCCTGCCGATATTTCTTAAAGCCCCGATAAAACACAAGTCGATCATATGCGAGCCTTTGCTCGAACATATTGATTTAAGCCCGTATCTCGATAAGTCGCAGATAACTGAGGTGGTTGTCGGCGGCGAATCCGGAAACGAAGCGAGAGAATGTAATTATGACTGGATTCTCAGCATCAGAGAGCAGTGCATAGATGCAGGCGTTGACTTTCATTTTCGTCAGACGGGCGCAAGGTTTGTCAAAGACGGCAGGCTTTACAGGATAGAAAGAAAATTTCAGCACTCACAGGCACGCAAGGCAAATATTGATGTTGTTTTCAAAACTGTTTGACATTTTGTTATTGCGGTGTTATAATTAACTTGTGTTTTTATACACTACTAAAGACCGCTCTCGTATGGCGGCTTAACGGAGGAAAAACAATGATAAAAGTTACACTGAAAGACGGCAGCGTAAAGGAACTTGAAAGTGCTTGTTCCGTATTTGACGTTGCAAAGGAAATAAGCCCCCGTCTTGCAAAGGCGGCTTGTGTTGCAAAGATTGACGGCGAGATCAAGGATCTGCGTACTGTAATTGACAGCGATTGCACACTTGAAATACTTACATTTGACGATGAAGACGGTAAGAAAGCGTTCCGTCACACTGCATCTCACATTCTGGCACAGGCTGTCAAAAGACTTTACCCTGAGGTAAAGCTGGCGATAGGTCCTGCTATAGATAACGGATTCTATTACGATTTTGATAAAGATACTCCCTTTATGCCTGAAGATCTCGAGGCTATCGAAGCAGAGATGAAGAAGATAGTAAAGGAAGATTTAAAGCTCGAACAGTTTGAAATGGCTCCTGCAGATGCTATTAAGTATCTCAAGGAGATTGACGAGCCTTACAAGGTCGAGCTTTGCGAGGAACACGCAGGCAAGAACGAGCCTATATCCTTCTATAAGCAGGGCGAATTCACAGATTTATGTGCAGGTCCTCACCTTATGTCGACAGGCTATGTAAAGGCATTCAAGCTGACAAGCTGCACAGGCGCTTACTGGAGAGGCAGTGAAAAGAACAAGATGCTCTCCCGTATCTATGCCACAGCATTCCCCAAGGCATCAGAGCTTGAGGCATACCTCAATATGATTGAAGAAGCGAAGAAGCGTGACCACAGAAAGCTCGGCAAGGAGCTTGAGCTGTTCACTATTATGGACGAGGGTCCCGGATTCCCGTTCTTCTTACCTAAGGGTATGACACTCAAGAATACTCTTATTGATTACTGGCGTCAGATACACACCCGTGACGGCTATGTTGAGATTTCCACTCCTATAATGCTTAACCGTCAGCTTTGGGAAACATCGGGTCACTGGGATCATTACAAAGAGAATATGTATACTACTGTAATTGACGATACAGAGTTTGCCATAAAGCCTATGAACTGCCCGGGCGGAATACTTGTATACAAGTCAAAGCCCCGTTCATACAGAGATTTACCTATTAGAATGGGCGAACTCGGACTTGTTCACCGTCACGAAAAGTCAGGCGCACTTCACGGCCTTATGCGTGTAAGATGCTTCACACAGGACGATGCGCATATCTTTATGACTCCCGATCAGATTACGGACGAGATAAAGGGCGTTGTAAGACTTATTGACGAGGTTTACAAGCTGTTCGGATTCAAGTATCACGTTGAGCTTTCAACACAGCCCGAAGACAGTATGGGCAGTCAGGAAGACTGGGATATGGCTACAGAGGGTCTGCGTAAGGCTCTTGACAGTCTTGGACTTCCTTACGTTGTAAACGAGGGCGACGGTGCATTCTACGGTCCTAAGATTGACTTCCATCTTGAAGACTCGCTCGGCAGAACGTGGCAGTGCGGTACTATCCAGCTTGACTTCCAGCTGCCTATGAGATTTGAACTTGAATACACAGGTGCGGACGGCGAAAAGCACAGACCTATTATGATTCACCGTGTTGTATTCGGCTCTATCGAAAGATTTATCGGTATCCTGACCGAACATTTTGCAGGTGCGTTCCCGATATGGCTTGCTCCCGTACAGGTTGAGCTTATGCCTATTGCCGACCGTCACAACGAGTTTACATCAAAGGTTGCCGCAGAGCTTAAGAAGCGTGGCATAAGAGTAGAGGTTGACGGCAGAAGCGAGAAGATAGGCTTCAAGATTCGTGAAGCACAGCTTCAGAAGATTCCTTATATGCTTGTTATAGGCGATAAGGAGGTTGAAACAGAAAACGTTTCTATCCGTTGCCGCAAGCGTGGCGATATCGGTACAATGTCGGTATCTGATTTCTGCGATATGGTAGAAAAAGAGATAAGAGAAAAGACTATCATTACCGATTGATAGCTTAAAGGAGGTCTTATTATGGATCTTACTTCTTACATTGCGAGTATGTCTGTCAGTATGGCACAGGCAAACGTAGCACAGAGCGTTTCCACAGCAATGCTGTCGAAGAGCATCGACAGCATCGAGCAAAGCGGGGCAGAGGTGGTTGATCTTATCAACAGCGCCGATATTCCGCCTGCCGGAGTAACAGGACACGTTCTGAATATCAAAGCATAATTTTTGAAAACTGCCGATCTTTCGGCAGTTTTTCTTTTTCCCCTCTTGACATGGAGTTGACTCCATGTGATAATATAGAAGCACCGAAAGGACGTGATATATTATGACTATTTCAGAAGTCAGCAAAAAGTACGATATTTCAACCGACACGCTCCGCTACTATGAACGTATCGGCTTACTGCC
This window of the [Eubacterium] siraeum genome carries:
- a CDS encoding penicillin-binding transpeptidase domain-containing protein; the encoded protein is MSKLSRQIRNLVFVLVVVILSFACTIELLQIQIVDGEYYKDQTANTYTANQTVQAARGQIFTKDGKVVNTNRLVYKIIVQKAFFKSGTENDVIAKTLKILQNNDQKWIDTLPVSKTTPYKFTGDDDEIDTLRSKLELGVYATAENCMNALYEKFEISDSYGQEMRRYIAGVRYEMLIRDFSYQNRYTLAEDVSVQTVIELKEQSFMLGGIDIIEEAIRQYDGKDFIPQVVGRIGAISADEYAELSDKGYSLNDTTGKWGIESAMESTLRGQNGIRSITRDSSGMVVSDEITKAATAGNSVRLTIESDFQNDVQAILENHIKWLHYNNDPTRGNKVDAGGVVVLDAKTGAVLAMANYPNYDINNYIDLINNPKDPNPTYNRCIYGLYRPGSAFKTITATAALVSGIANENTEVYCGGIYTYYDDYQPGCIMGFVGDVTVRTALRYSCNIYFYDMARQMGIDYLAKVAGWFGVGQDLNLEIGGATGNMSTPEYIESLGGTWTPGSTIQAGIGQLETTVTPLNLAVIALTLANDGTRYQPYLVDSVTSYDGTKTIKKTEPTVAYKIDADKHIFQVVREGMIMVADDVQWPMGSGITQLADLPYGVAIKTGTPQVTADTFNSTILGYYPAEDPQICFGIVLEKGEFSRLMVRNIIESYFYNNYKPVTNEKGDIILPWGGQSTNTPGRPARGEADKNNSDTSGSTTN
- a CDS encoding P-loop NTPase — encoded protein: MSQIIAVTAGKGGTGKSTTSANVARGLAALGKRTLLVELDFGLRCLDIMLGIKDKVKHDIGEYLEGKIDILTATTKVETVENLYLVCATRNPFMDINPEKIMGVCEEMRQHFDYIIIDTAGVGSSVFSVIKAAELILMVTTPDTVCVRDGAILSDFLYVKNCTNQRLIINKVSQNFKDEEILYDLDEVMDSVGIQLLGVVPEDNNIKVCGAKGMPLPPTCPGAKAYAAIARRILGEDVPLTININ
- the mgsA gene encoding methylglyoxal synthase, whose translation is MNIALIAHDSKKELMVQFCIAYCGVLSRHNLCATGTTGKLVSEATGLNIQRYLSGSQGGDQQIAARISCNEIDVLIFFRDPLNAKAYEPHEMNLLRLCDVHNIPLATNIATAEALIHALERGDLDWREIVRG
- the hisS gene encoding histidine--tRNA ligase encodes the protein MELVTKKPRGTEDKLPKEIYKWHTVEKIARNVAEAYGCKEIRTPTFEHTELFQRGVGGTTDVVQKEMYTFNDKKGRSITLKPEGTAGAVRAVIENGLLNDALPLKTYYFTRCFRYEAPQSGRLREFNQVGIEYFGTASPAADAEVIALANDIIKSLGVKNISIEINSIGCPKCRAEYHKALKEYYSQYKDQLCGTCLERLDRNPMRLLDCKSEICSSFKKDAPMILDYLCDDCREHFENVKKRLDVLGVSYTVNPLIVRGLDYYTNTVFEFISNEIGSQGAVCAGGRYNGLVEEIGGNSVPGLGFAMGLERIIMVMENQKLEFEPEKKCDLYIASFDDETSIYAMELVQKLREEGFWAECDISGRSFKAQMKYANKIGATYCMVIGGDEMNTKSAKLKRMSDGTETPVTLDDKFCEKLNTMILEIV
- a CDS encoding phage Gp37/Gp68 family protein, yielding MNDTWNPWHGCRKISDGCKNCYVYRRDAQYDIDSTAVVKNKTFYAPAERYKYGNYKMVPDGNIIYTCFTSDFFLDEADKWRDECWQMIRQRPDVTFLIITKRIHRFSKCTPVDWGEGYDNVHICCTCENQKMADFRLPIFLKAPIKHKSIICEPLLEHIDLSPYLDKSQITEVVVGGESGNEARECNYDWILSIREQCIDAGVDFHFRQTGARFVKDGRLYRIERKFQHSQARKANIDVVFKTV
- the thrS gene encoding threonine--tRNA ligase, with the translated sequence MIKVTLKDGSVKELESACSVFDVAKEISPRLAKAACVAKIDGEIKDLRTVIDSDCTLEILTFDDEDGKKAFRHTASHILAQAVKRLYPEVKLAIGPAIDNGFYYDFDKDTPFMPEDLEAIEAEMKKIVKEDLKLEQFEMAPADAIKYLKEIDEPYKVELCEEHAGKNEPISFYKQGEFTDLCAGPHLMSTGYVKAFKLTSCTGAYWRGSEKNKMLSRIYATAFPKASELEAYLNMIEEAKKRDHRKLGKELELFTIMDEGPGFPFFLPKGMTLKNTLIDYWRQIHTRDGYVEISTPIMLNRQLWETSGHWDHYKENMYTTVIDDTEFAIKPMNCPGGILVYKSKPRSYRDLPIRMGELGLVHRHEKSGALHGLMRVRCFTQDDAHIFMTPDQITDEIKGVVRLIDEVYKLFGFKYHVELSTQPEDSMGSQEDWDMATEGLRKALDSLGLPYVVNEGDGAFYGPKIDFHLEDSLGRTWQCGTIQLDFQLPMRFELEYTGADGEKHRPIMIHRVVFGSIERFIGILTEHFAGAFPIWLAPVQVELMPIADRHNEFTSKVAAELKKRGIRVEVDGRSEKIGFKIREAQLQKIPYMLVIGDKEVETENVSIRCRKRGDIGTMSVSDFCDMVEKEIREKTIITD
- a CDS encoding YjfB family protein produces the protein MDLTSYIASMSVSMAQANVAQSVSTAMLSKSIDSIEQSGAEVVDLINSADIPPAGVTGHVLNIKA